From Camelina sativa cultivar DH55 chromosome 20, Cs, whole genome shotgun sequence, the proteins below share one genomic window:
- the LOC104772584 gene encoding cytochrome P450 71B12-like encodes MSFWWYIIVAFFFFLSMFIVKNTRAKRKNLPPGPPRLPIIGNLHQLGSKPHRSMFKLSKKYGPLMSLKFGSVSTVVASTPETVKEVLKTFDLECCSRPYMTYPARITHDYKDLAFSFYNNYWREVRKMTVVELYTAKRVKSFQYIREEEVSSFVQFLKESASLEKPVDFNQKLVKLSGNVICKVAFGITLTGSKLENTFEEVVQRTMEVVGSFAAADYFPVVGKIIDRITGLHSKCEKVFKALDSFFDQSIKHHQEDESIDDDIIALLLKMERGETVLGEFQLTRNHVKGIILNLLLAGTDTAANIVTWAMTHLITNPRVLKKVQAEMREVIKNKDDITEDAIERLEYLKMVIKETFRINPVVPLLIPREASKDLKIGGYDIPKKTWIHVNVWAVHRNPDVWKDPEAFIPERFMDSEIDYKGLNFELLAFGSGRRVCPGIGMGMTLVHLALINLLYRFDWKLPEGMKIEDVDLEESYGLVSPKKIPLELVPILTQWT; translated from the exons ATGAGTTTTTGGTGGTATATCATtgttgccttcttcttctttttatctatGTTCATTGTAAAGAACACGAGAGCAAAAAGGAAGAATCTACCTCCCGGACCACCAAGACTTCCTATAATTGGCAACTTGCACCAACTGGGATCAAAACCTCATCGTTCGATGttcaaattatccaaaaaatatgGACCCCTAATGTCTCTTAAGTTTGGAAGCGTGTCTACTGTTGTGGCATCTACACCAGAGACAGTGAAGGAAGTCTTAAAAACGTTTGATCTAGAATGTTGTTCGCGACCTTATATGACTTATCCTGCAAGAATTACACACGATTATAAAGATCTTGCCTTTTCTTTCTACAACAACTATTGGAGGGAAGTACGAAAGATGACAGTTGTTGAGCTCTACACTGCAAAAAGGGTAAAATCATTTCAAtatataagagaagaagaagtttcatcCTTTGTCCAATTCCTTAAAGAGTCTGCTTCGTTGGAAAAACCAGTTGACTTCAACCAAAAGTTAGTGAAACTCTCTGGGAATGTGATTTGTAAAGTTGCATTTGGGATAACTCTAACAGGGAGCAAACTTGAGAATACTTTTGAGGAAGTCGTTCAAAGAACCATGGAGGTGGTAGGGAGCTTTGCCGCAGCAGATTACTTCCCAGTTGTTGGTAAAATCATCGATAGGATCACAGGATTACATAGCAAATGTGAGAAGGTTTTTAAGGCACTAGATTCATTTTTCGATCAATCTATAAAGCATCACCAAGAAGATGAAAGTATCGATGATGATATCATTGCTTTGCTCCTCAAGATGGAAAGGGGAGAAACTGTGCTGGGAGAGTTTCAACTAACTCGAAACCACGTCAAAGGAATTATTCTG AACCTTCTTCTTGCGGGAACAGACACTGCTGCCAATATCGTGACATGGGCGATGACACATTTGATTACTAACCCAAGAGTTCTGAAGAAAGTGCAAGCAGAGATGAGAGAAGTgatcaaaaacaaagatgatatcACCGAAGATGCTATAGAACGACTCGAGTATTTGAAAATGGTGATCAAAGAAACATTTAGGATAAACCCAGTTGTGCCACTACTAATTCCAAGAGAGGCTTCAAAAGATCTAAAGATTGGAGGTTATGACATTCCAAAGAAAACTTGGATCCATGTCAACGTATGGGCTGTTCATAGGAATCCAGACGTTTGGAAAGATCCGGAAGCTTTCATCCCTGAGAGGTTTATGGATAGCGAGATTGACTATAAAGGTCTAAATTTTGAGTTGTTGGCGTTTGGTAGCGGAAGGAGAGTGTGCCCAGGTATAGGAATGGGTATGACTTTGGTACACTTGGCTCTTATCAATCTTCTTTACCGTTTCGATTGGAAGCTTCCTGAAGGAATGAAGATTGAAGATGTTGATCTTGAAGAATCTTATGGACTTGTTAGTCCTAAGAAAATTCCACTTGAGCTTGTCCCCATCCTTACCCAATGGACTTGA